The sequence ACCGAAACATACCTAATAAGGAACATACCTACATACACAAACATACACACGAAAGCATACGAGCCTACGTCCATAAAGAAACATAGAAGCAACCACATAAGCACACAAACAACAAAACAATAACATGCATACCCAAAAACATACCTACATAGACATGCGTGCATCCATACCCAAGACCCCAAAAAATGCGTACATAAAAACACAAACAACCATACAAACAACAACATACCTGCACATACAAGCATACCCAAATACCAAGAGGGGATCCTGGTAAAAAGCAAAGCGCGAAAAAACACTAAACATGAAGATACATGCTCACAAAAACATTCATACGTAGATCCCTTTAAAAGAAGACGCATACACACATTCCCCCATATCCATAAACCCACATACATACATAACCACATAACACACCTACGAACCAAAACCTACTCATCTATTCTAATTAAAGTCCTCCAcgcattcctatcagaagtcatgtcctcggtcaataagagctccttcaAGTCGAGCTTTATTATATCCTCCCACCTACGTGTAGGTCTACCCCATCTCCTTACACCGTCAACCgaaagtgtgatgacccgaaaattttcgaccaaatttaaacttaatcttatatgatttcgatacgataagcaaagtctgttaaactgaatctcaaaattcttgaactattcaattacctttcgtttattcacgatgatgcacgaataattatatgtaaatagatacatatactataacttgaaaacataactaagtgttgggtatatgatactgtgcattaatcttatttgattgattacctgattgatatatttaactacggagttaaaagattatgccaaacgattcaagtaaaagacatttactgagtctcttaaggattatgatatcattacgggtctctattgagaggtccacgttgatttgagaaatcattcatttttaacggtattcggaacaaatgataaagtgtttgtttaaataacgtaacttggacacatacaataataaggaatattaactgttggaattagatatatgaataacctgtgttatgtattttaaaaacgtgtttattaaatattgaatatatatatttaaatataatattaacttggtcataaaacaatctgttattatatatataataacaaataacgagacgatgatttatagaagtaaatgaccaaaatactcgaatgtttaagatatactttgagtggtatagtttaggaataatttaagactatattttgacaaaggtacgagtcgcgaaacgtaatgtacaagttttctcaacgtacgaagagacactcgaaaaaccagaaccgggacataagtcgagtgatgacgtacgacttatcggaacaaaaattacaagtcaactatgcatgtgaatttaatataatatataattaattatttaaattaaatatattatatatattatattaaattatgtcgacaaacaaaattacaaaaaatatgtgagctggatctgacggccatgtgatcgcatggcaaataggcataaaacccatgcaatcgcatgggcatcagaatcaggccacacctataaaagctcaagcattttggtctctgtcttacacacatacatatcatactccatatttatattattattattattattattattattattattattattattattaatattattattaatcttattattattaatattattaattagtattatacataaaatactacgacgaggttatgagtgtgtcactttcaaaatggttttaagagcgggatagagctaaggaaattatgggttattgccaaggaggttatgggtaatgttcggggatatatttatgaatcaaacctagtgtttatcatctcattacatctacgtactttcctacaatattgaatctcaatattaatacgtaagtacttatattttatctattatatattaatagtgtatccatgtctagtactcgagtatatatatttataaatgcttgtatgctaaatttcgtctttaaacagtttataatgaatcaggaattaaatccatatattactggtaaaaggtatatgatatacatgtttttggaaagctggcgaaaaatcgataacttttcatttagacaccgaatagtttcgatgaacggattaaaagatatgatcaactgaattatgattgatgttatttgaaattgcttttgaatctacaattaagatttaaacaacttgtttacgagattgataaagtgaatttttaaatattgctaaccgagtaaatgaatctttatataaggcacgtctcattttgttaaactattgtcaaaattgactttttgaaacgactttggataacttttgtatgtcgatctcgagcattaggattgtgatacactatgacctgacctagcttgatagacatttattgaccaacatatgttctgtaacatcccgcctttttccatttactttttcgtttaactatttaagttccgttatatgtttataacacatctcgttaatacgcgtttgaattatctcgtttaggtaattcccgtacccgtttcctaagttgagggactaaagttgccaaatggagaaagagatgactaggtcaactagtcaactctttcccctccattcattttatcacctcccaaataatacttcacctttttctctcaaaaccctcaaaccttcaatcatcatccaaattcgttcaagaaggattcgatcaaaacaaattgcatatttgaactcctcgtgatctcctcttcgtttccataccgatttcatcaattttgggtaactttctaaaatcactaattcttgtgtacttgagatttttaagttataaggttgttaattagtgtctatggctcgagtctagtttgtttatgtgatttgtatgctcgtttttgatattttgatgtaactagttcatattgaaagaatgcttgcttaatcttgagttttaggtgttcatatgttgttgaatgatgaaagttcatgttttaattgtgttcctaacatcactagcttcaaattggtatgtaggttgacatggattagtttcatatgcaagattgttgaatttgtgattttggattagggtttgatgagctttacatgaacttttgatgcgtcaaatgctatgagatattgttgttaagtgttttgttgcaatgtgtgtttgattaccttcgaaacggcataacatacatgtaaattggttgcccgaatcataaaatgcgtttttggaacttaaactttgattatgaatgtttaattacggtttttggttgttgtaagtggaagtttgattgatgaaatgtacttagttgtattcctcgtcaaaatacctttccaacgatatataataggcattataagtgtttgcgggtcaagagttgggttggaaaaggttttggctcgtgcatactttggaaaaacagaaacagacctgcacagagggtggcgcggcgcgcccctaccccgcgcggcgcgccgaatggcctggacagattctgacctccatgtcccttttaacgtgaaatgtttgactagctaccgacctccgattcacatgaaacttgttttaatatacttgtatatgaataattagcatggaaaatttgtccgggacccgacccgaacatgttgactttttcgttgactttgacccgaccaagtttgactttttgtcaaacttaaccaattaattatgcaatcttcctaacatgcttttatacttgtatcttgcatgaaacttgacaatttgcttcacatgctatattaatcgagtcgtatcgagccataggactaattgaacatctttgacccttcgtgactatcgttattgatacaacctaattgtttaggtcgagactagcattgttctttgcacgtttacttgttgaagtactatttcactcttgcaatcaaaggtgagatcatagtcccacttttactcttttgaacttacttttgggatgagaaaacataaacgattcttttgaactaagtgaacacaagaacgggaaaacaaacattctacatacgagtttagaacgaaaatcctcaatccgattatcattagttacatcagatggtgtaagcgagaacttatgttatatggccatatgggtttgacaaaccctcattcaaacggttcgctaccgtttacgaatgaaatatattttcgggaacagtgttgttctagcactaattgatggggtattcaacggacggaacgttaagctttgataattgggtgctcgtgaatattaacttttagaatgtactatggctttatcgatgttgcaaatcttgtggttcaacttactattactcatttacttgtttaaacctatgatttcaccaacgttttcgttgacagattctctatgtttttctcaggtccttgaacttaggtgatacatgcttccgctcatactatttgatacttgcattggatgtcgagtatacttgcatacgtggagcgtctttttgactacttttaatcgtgtcgcacgtgtttcatacaaactctaaacattgttatgtacttattatggaaactacttttgtaaactttgaaacacccttatttatgaaatgaatgcgacatacctttcggtcaaactttgttataaagacttacgaccatgtaatgggaccatacgtagatgacgccgtcatttgacgatttgtcggggtcgctacatgttctctaggttgagatctacgattctttgatataccgagtttcggtcacattacgatgaacaactgtatgtgctgctaaggtgagtttcatatgatcccttttactctctacatttttgggctgagaatacatgcaaatgctttattaaccgatatacaatatttatatgtgtgagtttcatatgatcctttttactctctacatttttgggctgagaatacatgcaaatgctttattaaccgatatacaatatttatatgtgtgagtttcatatgatcccttttactctctacatttttgggctgagaatacatgcaaatgctttattaaccgatatacaatatttatatgtgtgagtttcattttctcccctttttaattgcttttgcaatctatatttttgggctgagaatacatgcaatttattttaaaacgcaatggatacaagtacatactaaattctacactgagtttgaaccgaaaatcccttagctttggtaactagtagctgccagtacataggatatggactggtgggcgcgaataacagtatatggatccatagggcttgacatccccgtccgagctagagcgctagccttttaacggacgtgtgttatttgagtttaggacacgttggtttgcgtgtattaaaacgaatggggtacttatcattataacgttaaagcttagttaccagggtgctctgttatgtataatctattgataaacgtttctggatgaaacaactgaaatcttgttatccacttttatatacagattatgcgaaacactaaaactatgaactcaccaacctttgtgttgacacttgttagcatgtttattctcaggtttcctagaagtcttccgctgtttgcttacatgttatacaagctatgtgcatggagtcttgcatgctttattcaagaaaacgttgcattcacaaaatcatcaccatgtatcttattttgactgcattgtcaacggaagtactattgtaaactattatttaaggtgattgtctatatgtagaaatcatcagatgtcgaaaacctttgatttaaatcttcattgatggtgtgccttttcaaaagaatgcaatgtttacaaaacgtatcatatagaggtcaaatacctttcaatgaaatcgatgaatgatgtgttcgtccatatggatttggagcgatcgtcacagaaagTGCCTCGACTCTCCTGACAGGTGCAGTAAGAGGTCGTctcctcacatgcccaaaccatcgaagccgttcttctcttagcttgtcgatgatgcttctaactttcaggttctccctaaaacactatttggaatcatatccaacatggttttaccgcatgtccacctaagcatcctcatctctgccacctccatccttcgcTCTTGCGCCTTCGTCAATGGCCAACACTCAGATCCGTATAgcatggcaggtctaattgccaccttgaagaatttccctttcagcttaagggggatcttcttgtcgcataaCACTCCAGTCGATGCCCTCCACTTTACCCATCCTACTTTAATGCGGTGCGACACGTCTTCATCTATCCTCCCGGATTTGTGGAGCTCCCAGCCAAGGTATTTAAACGAAGTTTGTAGATGCAGGATCTGGTCTCCAATGTAGATGTTCACTCCATCATCTTGTACATCATCGTTCCTAAGGAAATCACATCTAAGATATTTCGTTTTTTGTCTACTAACTTTAAGACCATTGCTTTCTAAGGCCACCCTCCATTGCTCCAGTCTTCTATTAAGCTCCTTCTTAGATTCGAAAATAagcacaatatcatcggcaaaaatcaagCATCAAGGGATACACTCGTGTATCCCTCGAGAAAGCTCGtcaaggatcaaagcgaaaagaagTGGGCTAAGGGTCGATCCCTGATGCAGACCTACTCCTATTGGAAAATCTTCGGTATTTCCCATCGGCGTTCGAACGCAAGACTTCACCCCTTCGTACATatccctaataatactaatatattttCCCGGGATACTTCTAccattaagggtcttccaaatcaagttTCGTGGGACACAATCATAGGCCTTTTCTAAGTCAATGAAAACCATCTCTAAGTTCTTTTGTttttctctatacttctccatcaggttcctaataatatggattgtctctatcgaagagcgccctggcatgaaaccaaattggttctcCAAAAAATTTGTTATGCGTCGAAGTCTAGTCTctatcactctctcccaaagcttcatagtatgactaagtagttttatgcctctataattaccGCAGATTTGAGCATCCCCCTTGTTCTTATAGATGGAGATAGTCTCGCTtagtctccattccataggcattttTGCGCTTCGAAACGTCATATTGAAAAGGCCAGTCAGCCACTTAACACCATCCTCACCAAGGCACCGCCACGCCTCAATAGGGATCTGGTCCGGTCCCACTGCTTTATTTCTTCCCATCTTTCGTAGTGCCACTCGTACTTCCTCTTGGTTAATCCTCTCACAATCCATGTTGTTCTGGGGTTGTTCTATATCAGACTCTTGTAGATCTTCGAGAAGCCCAGATCTTTCCCTAATGAAAAGAGATGAGAAATACCCTTCCCATCGTTTCCTAATTTCGTCATCCTTTACTAAGGTTTGACCAGCTTCATCTTTGATAAACTTGATGCTATCTAGATCCCTGCGCTTTCGATCCCTAGCTTTAGTTATCTTGTAGATATCGTTTACTCCCTCTTTGGAGTCTAGTTTCCTGTACAAATCTTCGTATGCCTTTTCCTTTGCGCGGGCTacagccttcttagcttctcttttggCTTCTTTATATCTCTCTTCGGCCCTAGTTCTATCCACCGCAGTCCCCTCCCGACAGGTGATGGGCTCCCTAAACCTAAGTTGCTTAAGCACGACTTTGATTTGAACCTCGTCACTAAGCCACCATGATTCTCTATCATACTTATGTCCTCTCGATGTTCCTACTGCCACACCCAAGGCTTCCTTGGCTACCTCTCTAGTGGTAGATGCCAGCCGATTCCACATCTGATCCGCGTTATCAAGGGATACCGTTTCAACTTCTGCACCAATTTTCTCAACAACCGAAGTTTTAAAAGTCTCTGCCTTCTCCCCGTTCAACTTCTTCCACAGGATTTTAGGTTTGACGGGCCTCACACTCTTGGTGGCCCGTCTCTGGAAAACCAAATCCATGACCAACAATCTATGTTGGGAGGAGCAAGTTAAGTCAGTCAGGACCTTACAGTCTCTACATGTCCTAAGATCCCCTCTGAGAATCAACAAAAAGTCAATCTGGGTACTATGACCCCCGCTGTGGAAAGTTGCTAACTGCGCAACAGTCTTCCTGAAAAACGAATTCGCCACAACTAACTCATGAGCTACAGCAAATTTGAGAATAGAACACCCTTCCGCATTTCTAACTCCGTACCCAAAGCCCCCATGGACTCTCGTATAACCCTCAACATCTGTTCCAATATGGCCATTAAGATCTCCACCAATAAGTAATCGATGGTCCGGGGGGCACATTCTCACAACCTCGTCTAACGATTCCCAAAAGTATCGCTTTTCCGCTTCTCCCAGGCCCGCATGTGGTGCGTAAGCGCTAATGACCGTGTAGGTCACCTCCTGGATTACTAacctaaccgacataatcctatcgctcCGCCTACCCACATCCACGACATTCTCGTTATAAGGTGGGCCTATAACGATTCCAACACCGTTCCTGCTACTCTCGATCCCGAGAACCACAACTTGTAGTCCTTGATCTTAGCCGCTCCTCgacccttccatctagtctcttggACACACAAAATGTCCACTTTACGTTTACGCAAAGTCTCTACTAGTTCATAACGTTTGCCGGTCAAAGTTCCCACATTCCAACTACCTACTCTAATCCTACCTGGCCTCGCAAACCTATTGCTGCATCTAGGCCCTATAAACCTACCCGCCCCTGAGCTAGAAGGACATGACCTCAAGTAACCATGAGAGCGTATAGTGTCTATCTTACCCTAAGAAACGGGAACGATAACAAGAAACGAaaatgtacatctttgatttaattgagtttttcttataaattaaaaaaaattagatcataaaaataaaatgattatatatgtagaaattttaatttgaaattgcataattcaatagtaaatttttattatttcgtatataaatattataaaatttagttttctagaactaattatattcaaaatcattttattaagaggttataataatagaaattattattattatatcataaaacgtctttgtttaagaaagtaaaatcatatataaatcatgacgggttcgagttttaaattataggttgttcgtgaatcgtagggtaaaggccaatggttaattaaatgtatgaaaaacattttaatgcaacacatcaatttgcttatcttgccgGAGTTATTAGAACTTAAATTTAACCgaaatttctgggtcgtgacagtatGTAAAtatttgatttaggtgttaattggtgttttggaaatataatcactagtcgttagtaattttgggcgtttttatgactttggtcaaaatgggtaaattgaattgggtcaaagttgatgatgacactaattttggattaaatggatgttaaacactcttgttaagtgttaaatgacattTTTGAATGAAGGTAATTATgggaagtaattttgggttaaaatggtattttaacataagtcaaacgtggtcaaatgcAAGATGGGTCAATATTACACGTGTTGTGGTTTTTGTGTAAATGGTGTTTGAAATGAGCACTACTTAAGTAGTAATCTAATGTCGGGATCTAGATTGGTCTAGCTAGTGTAAAGTACAAATTGGGTTAACTTGTACTTATTAGTgtgggtttaaattaccacccgaagtggtaattgggttgagctcattaggagataaatgggcgggtcaaacgagcaaggtgagatcccttgactaagggatgtgagtgtcgggttctcttttagagatttGTTATTTATGTACATATTGTGCCtacgtgtgatataggtggttgcttTCTCGGATATGAGgatggagatcatgttatacatgacatgtgcgggcattccaaggtgagtggaataattatacgtgtatgtatatagtgtatttatttgtgtgttatggtatgaaccaaagagacggtagtgccatagcatgtgcgaatgtgctatgatgtgaaccaaagatccggtagcATTATGgcatgtgtgttgtagtgtgaaccaaagagccggtagcactatagcaggAGTTGTTAGGGTgtgaccaaagagccggtagcaccttagcgtgagtttattagagtgtgaaccaaagagctggtagcactttagcgtgagtatgactcaagttgtgatgtgaaccaaagagccggtagcatcatgacatgtgtgtatggtgtgaaccaaagagccggtagcaccatgacgcgagtatggttaaccatattgtgtgtgtgtgttgttgtttatttagcatttattattgtgatgaatatatgctattggttatgctagcttgtggtattggaggatTATTAGCCTTATACTTTGTGATGATATGttaattagattgctagcatgtatgcggtaattgtgtaagtgtttgcaagtaagtagattatatatgtatatgtataattattgcattcactaagctttatgcttacccctctcgttgtttacctttataggtatcgttgatgcggagttacctagttgctagactagggttgttagacgttgcttaagcttggaggattagctttcGAATATTTGGATgctgattggggatttggtagtcactgggattatgctcttggtatcgggttgggttattgagtattaacctgtGTTTTGTGTAATTGGGTCATGTTTACAAATGCTTTTataatgtgtcatttgtgtaccaagggttgcgataaaatgtaacgacccggctttttcgacttgcttttgtgcttttgtgctttcacgaaactgcgtatttgtgcatactgagctagcttatgctccGAGATCTTTAATTatggttaattactttcgttaatatcttacaacgtgctattaagtgtgtaatcacttaacttgatcctcgaatgcttttacgaccgttggtgtcacttatcgttttaaacgaaatacgtacttggtacacgttaaacttttatcgtaattggaatattatgactgcgtaaacttgattgttatttattataacaattacttggcttaagggcttatttaattaagcttagtgtttactaatgcttactagttaccttaatggacttaacatctAAATTGACTTTCCATGGCCcgatttgtctttgtgacacacgtactttacacgaataatattttcgaatattatttacattcatgattatttattattaatcattttaattaactaaggttactagttaattacttgagctttatttgggttaattgcatacttacttggacttgggcttttattattggaaatggacttggaagcccaccctacactcttaatggacttgtaagcccatgttttatgcaagtattactttaagatgaaactagattagttagttcatgaggaatcttgttacttgcatatttacaccttgttcccataaccatttaactttaataccattccAAGCTCTCACCATTCTCCCGTGTTTGAAAGTTGATTTTTGACTTTCCCTTCTTGGCCATCCAAACCGTCCACTATGGTGGTGTGGGAGGgagttttgttttcatttttttggtgacttatttacttgtatctcatctcatttcttcacacacacatacttacattttctctcaactttctctcatcttttctctcaaaatattgtaagtaacaaggcttctttttctcttctttttcttgttaAAACCGA comes from Rutidosis leptorrhynchoides isolate AG116_Rl617_1_P2 chromosome 4, CSIRO_AGI_Rlap_v1, whole genome shotgun sequence and encodes:
- the LOC139842067 gene encoding uncharacterized protein; this encodes MSVRLVIQEVTYTVISAYAPHAGLGEAEKRYFWESLDEVVRMCPPDHRLLIGGDLNGHIGTDVEGYTRVHGGFGYGVRNAEGCSILKFAVAHELVVANSFFRKTVAQLATFHSGGHSTQIDFLLILRGDLRTCRDCKVLTDLTCSSQHRLLVMDLVFQRRATKSVRPVKPKILWKKLNGEKAETFKTSVVEKIGAEVETVSLDNADQMWNRLASTTREVAKEALGVAVGTSRGHKYDRESWWLSDEVQIKVVLKQLRFREPITCREGTAVDRTRAEERYKEAKREAKKAVARAKEKAYEDLYRKLDSKEGVNDIYKITKARDRKRRDLDSIKFIKDEAGQTLVKDDEIRKRWEGTTPEQHGL